DNA sequence from the Megalops cyprinoides isolate fMegCyp1 chromosome 24, fMegCyp1.pri, whole genome shotgun sequence genome:
TAGTCTGAAACATTTAGATAGTATAGGCTGTTTGATGCCCAATCCAAGATGGATTTCTGTCATTGGACCCTTTTAGCAATCATTAAGGAGCATGTTTCATCATTACTAATGCATTTCTCATCCTATTCCTGCAATATTGACCTGCATGCAGACATTTAGAAAATTGGACAACTTTCTTCTCAAAATATTTAGTGTGCTGGTAAAAATATTTAGTAGTGGTCTGGTAATATAAAAGATCTTCAAAGATCtataaaacatcttttttcatttattgtttccCATTGCACTCCACTGAGTATTGTATTACATATTGTAAGTGAGTTGATATTAAATCATCAAAACAGATTGCTCAAGTCTTACAAAGTAGTTTTTAAATAGCATTATATAGTATTGTTACCATGGTGTTAGGTGTTTCCTGTAATCGTTCCATTTCTCTTTCATGGTCTTTATATTTTGGAAGAATATGACCTCTCTGCATATGAGAATTAATACAACGATAATCATCATTTATTTCTTACCGCAGATATGATCGCTATCACAGCTTATCTATCCCTGGTGGCTGTGCTGAGCTTCTTTGGAAACACCCTGGTACTGGTGATCCTGTTGAAGTATGAAAAGCTGAAATCACTCACCAATATTTTCATCGCAAACCTGGCTGTGTCTGATCTGGTTTCTTCTCTTGGAGTGTCAGGTTTAGTCTATGCCACCATGTCACCCTCTGGGCTTGGTGATCACCTTGGAAAAGTTATAGTTGTTATTTTTGGTGCCGGATTCTACAGCAGCACCCTCTTCCTGATGATGATGACGGTCCATCGTTATCTGGTCGTGGTTCATCAGCTCTCAGAGCCTGGGTCAAAGGCAGGTTGCTGTGGTATTGCCATCACTGTCATCACTTGGACTGTGAGCTTTTCGGCATCCATACCAGTACCGATTGGTTATCTTGAGGCAGATGTATGGAGAAGAAGCatcttctttttcccttttctttgtgtggttattttctgtttcattagaGTATTCCAAACACAGTCCAAAaccacaggagagagaaaggatgaaactataacagctgttttcagcatAGTGGCATTTTACAGTGTGGTGTGGACTGTGTTTTGCCTTCTGTGGATATCAAATAATTTTGTGGCAAAATATGGTGGACATAACTCTTCCATGCGTGTTGCAGTTACGATTTCTTTCTTGATTACTTGCAGCCAATGCTGTATTAAATCCATTCTGTATCTTACTAGTTGCTGTATCACATACATCACTTTTGATAAAATAGCTAAACTATGTACTGGAACATGATCTGATTCACTCCCAGTTTTTTGTTTATAAGAAAAGACCTTTTATGCTCTATGTGCTTTTTGTCTTCCTTTAATTTCCAGTATGAGCTCTCCCTGTTAATGTGTGATTCTGATTGTAAAAAGCTATTTAAGATGTTATGCTGCATATATAGCCCTTCACCTCTTATGCCTGCTGAGCAAatattattgttactgttatatTCAACATAACAAATAGATCCTgattttgattatgattatttcTGGAATGTGTTACATTCACTCTGaaaatttcatatttacattcagttacCTTCTATATATCAAAACACAGAGGTAACTGTGGGATCTACATCCAAGTAATGCAGCTGGAGAAAGCCAACAAATTTTACTGAGGGCTTCCTTTAACAACGGCCGAGTTTTTCAGAATGGAATATGTCTAAGATGTTCACCAATTCTGTTAGAGCCCCGCTCTCTATTTCTCTGGCAGATTTAGTTATGCAGTCTTGCTAGGTACAGATTTAGTCCAAACAGCTGGTGAAGACGAAGTGTAATGTCTGTAACAGGACCAGTTGAGTAATGGTGGAAGGGTTCTCTGTGCCTGCAGAGTGGCTGACCTGACCCAGGCCACATTTTCCAACCAGACCATAGTCTTATACCTGTCACCAATGAGTTCTCTCCTGGCTAATTAAGGCTCCCCAATCTCTCAATGGAGGCGGGAATTACtgttgagagggagggagtgactACTGTATGGCATGAGCTGATAACCGAATCTGTATTCTGAATAATTTTGTATGAGAAACTGCATTGATATCTGATTATGAACTGTGCTCTTGCCTGCTGACATGGATTTGTGTGCTGCACTGGGAACCAGCTTAGGTGGCCATTCATAGCAAGGCACTGAGGGAGGTGCAGGTAGGCTCCAAATGGAGGTTTTTATTATCTGTAagatttatcttttttttctttttttttttgctgtgggcAGTGCATACCTTTCACAATAAAAGTCCTATGGTCCTTTTTGTATCACATTGTGTTCAGTCCATCATTCTATTGCAATCCCATGCCTCATCTGTGATCCCATCACGTCATATTTACTACTATTTACTGCTACTAGAAGATATGAAATTTCATAAGGCAAGAACTTGCAAAAATTTATTTGCTATAACTGTTGACattatcacatttgttttcattaataatCAAAATTATAGAAATTTTGGTTAACCTGTTCCTATCCACTCGGAAAAGTTATCATTACCACAAtaccaaataaattaatacaaaaaaaaaaaaatgataagtAGTCATCAAGACATTACAGCGCCAAAGAAGGTCCAGAGAAAAACTGCTaaactgtgttcatttaaaatcgCTTATAAAGTGTTAATTTCTCCACATTCAACCTGTGCTTCCTCATATGGTCTCATGAAAGCTATACGTccattttcagctgtgctaCTTTCTGACCACAAATATGTGGCCAGccattatattttgttttccagtaAATGATGCTATGCTTATTTGGGCAGCTCATAGTCTCGTTAAACCCCCATTTCCGCCACAACCGCCCTCTACTTTTCTCTTCCACTTCTGCTCGGGTGCATACATTTCAGTGCACAAGGATCACAGATTAATACTCCATCTAAGCACCTGTGAAGTAAGTATGATTTATAATGCCACTTATGaaatttgttcatgttttatttggtttCGTTAGGTGGATATTGGAGAGGGGACTTTGCTTGCGAAGAATACACAACCTAATTATGAACATACGGCAGAACAGTGGTttccacagaaaatgcaaaCGTTTCTGGTCATCGTTTTTAGTTTTGGAGCCAGTGGTTGGTCATGGAGCAGGAGAATTAGAAGCTCGAGAACAGTGTCTGTCAGCTCTGGTATAAAGTGCTCCTCCAGAACCAAAGTCTGTTCTAACTGAGCTCTTAGTCTCTTAGTTGTTCCACTGAACAACAGTTTTGAAATCTCTTGACAGGAATCCACCGTACATCTTCTGTGGAAGGCATGTATAGTTGGtagcacagaacagaaagacACCAGTGAACGTCTGTTTGCAGGAAATTAATatcatttgtcattaattttacaTGAACTACAATCTCGTCTTCAGGTATCCCTTACGTGCTGGTTGGTACCTGTAAACCCTCAGATCCCTTGGTCCACAGTAAAAGGAGcagacaccagcacagctgAGTATGTAATCCATTTCATATACTGCATTCAGTCTACACCTCAACAATGGGAAGCTACATGTCAGTCAATCCAAACACCAGGAAAGAatcaatttatcattttaacagtcatttttatgttttttaaaaaattatttcttgagaaaaaaaaaatcagttacaaATTTAAGTATGGCTTAATTTTACTTATGTACAGATAATCCTTCTTTccagttttcacttttttttctgttgttctctAGGGGATGGCTTACTACATGCATGGAGGTGAGAAATCCAAATTGTctctttctttgaaaaatgaagaacaatGTTTATAAAATACATTGACTTTGTTAAAAGTACCTCCACTCCACTCCAGTTCCTCCACTTACTTTTGGATGTTTTAATTTTTGAGTGACCGATTCTTAAAAGCAGAGTTCCAAATGAACAGGGGTAAAATGGGTGTTGATATTTTAGACACTTTTCTCTAAACGGAATATAAAAATTTCTTAGCTAATGTCTCACATGAAACATATTTGAAGTGATTAGTATTTTCATATAATGctgtaataaatataattatacatacatgACTTATGTTGACTGTCTGCATATGTAACGGGTGGGACCTTGCTACGCTGTGTATTGGATGTTGCATGGGTCGGTGAGCGAGCACGTTTcaaaccgaggttctcactgctcgctgccaaccccttatggccagcgtcgttgccagttgagctaaaggcaaattgcccttacgctacttaaccaggtctcgggggagtgacATGGCCGCagcaaccgctcggctacctgctacccactacctaaggctttacgcaggactcacacgagctaatcacttcagctctgctacacataTCACCTTGAAAATTGCTGGTGTTGTTTGAGCTACAATGCAATAGCCTAGTCAATGTCCTAAACtaatttgaaacaaacaaaaaatcagtttgactCACGTTAATTATTTACTATCTTGATGGTAGTTGCAGCAGTGGTGGCTTATTGTTCAAATatgtttagtttagttttttttttctttttattgacAAATGCTCTCAGTTCTTCAGTGTAAACCAAGACACATGTCTTTCACTGGTTTGACAACAACTGTCTCACACTGAAAAGGAACACATTTCATCAAAAGCAAGCCATCTCTCTTCATACAATGCAGGAACATATTGAAacagaaaatcttttttctCAGAATATTTGATGTGCTTGGAAGAATATGGCGTGTAGTGTAGTATGAGCATTAATACAAGGAGAACATTTGTTCAGTTCTTATTGCAGGTGTGATTGCTGTCATAGTGTACTTGTCCCTGGCAGCTGTGCTGAGCTTTGTTGGAAACACCCTGTTGCTGGTGATCCTGGTGAAGTATGAAAAGCTGAAATCACTCACCAATATTTTCATCGCAAACCTGGCCGTGTCTGACTTGGTTTTCGCTGTTGGGATGTCATGCCTGGCCTTTTTCCCCATGTCACCATCAAGGATTGGTGATCACCTTGGAAAAGCTATAAGCTTGTTTTTGCATGCCGGATTCTACAGCAGCACCCTCCtcctgatgatgatgatggtccATCGTTATATAGTCGTGGTTCATCAGCCCTCAGACCCTGGGTCAAAGGCAGGTTGCTATGGCAACACTATTACTATCACCACTTGGACTGTGAGCTTTTCGGCAGCTATCACAGCACCGATTTGTTACTTTCAGGCAGATGTATGGAGGAGAGGCatcttctttttcccttttctttgtgtggttaTCTTTTGTTTCATTAGAATAGTCAAAACATGGTCTAAAACcacaggagagaaaaaggatAAAACTACAAGAGCCGTTTTCATCATAGTGGCATTTGACATGGCTGTGTGGACTACATTTTGTATTCTGGGAATATTACCCGACTTCAGACATGATGAAGCTTCCATGTTTTTTACATTTGGGATTTCTCACCTGATTGTATTCTTGCATCCCTGTGTTAGGCCCATTCTGTGGATCTTAGTAAAGAAGACATTTAGATCCCGCATATGGAGCCTGTGTGGAAagcacagtgtctcacacactgATCAGAATGAGAGGTCAATTACAATCTAGCGGAACATCAACATAATTGTCAAATGATGTTTAGTATCCATCAATCTAGGTTTTCTCTTGTGTGAAAATTGTTGAAAAATTGCAGAAAcccatttgtgtgtctgtgcattctTCAAATTGTAATGAGCTGTCAGTAATGTAAATAGTGTGTACTATATTGGAATGAAAACAAGGGTGTTGCAGATTATGCTGTTGAGATGGTATGTCTGCTTTCATGTCATGGTTACGATAAATGTAGCTACTCAGTATAATGGACTATGTATTAAATAGGTAGTGTAAGATCGACCACTGATTGCCTTCTGTGGATTTTCGCTCATTTTATAAACCCCTCCGATCACAACAATGTGTCAATTACAATCCAGAAAAGAATCAATATAACTGAAGAATGATGTTATCCATCAATCTATGTTTCTTGTTGAGTGaaaattgctaaaaaaaatGGTAATAGAATGAAAACAAGGGGTTCAGAGGTTATGCTGTTGTGGTGTTatgtttgtgattttatgtCACTGTATGTCATGGTGCATGTAGTTATTCTATTGCTTTAGTAAACATCCAACTGTACAAATGAACTGCATATTAAATAGGTCACATaaaacatgtataaaacatATGAACGCTGCAACGTGAACTGATCTGATGCCCTCTCTGCTTTATGTATTTAGTAAAAGATATCCTGTGttctacatacagtatttggCTCTCTGTGTGCCGAGTGAGCTTGGCTTGTTCATGTGTAAGTGTGACTGTATGATAAATTGTTTAACAAGATATGCATGTGAGTATACAACCCATGATCTTTTGGTTCTGGAACTGAAAGATTATTACTTTTACCATTTCAGTTAAACTGTAGAAATTGAGACAAAATTCAGTAACAGTTATTGagcttttttccagtttcactGTTGCATgtactgcacacacagccattcCCATCTGAATCTCAATCCTGTGTGAAATTTTCACTTCCTCCTTCCACCGGACTAGTGCATCTCTCTCAGCAGGGGAGTCCTTTTAAAACTTGAAATAGATGACAAGTTTAACCCACAGTTTCATTTTGGCACTTTGAGGGCccataatgcattaaaatggcCATGTTTCTAAGAAGGCATCAAGATTTAATTGTGGCAAAGTCGTGTTCATGCAGCTGGTAGTTTCTGGGTTTCATCTTTCTTGTGTCTGCGGCCATGATGAGACCTCGTCTTGCAGAAGGCCGTTTCAGGACAATCAAACAGCTACAAGCCGGCTAAGTTTATCACTGATGAATCCAGAATGAAGCTCTGCATTCTGTTATTTCAGCTTTGAAAATACAGCACTTGTCTTATGTAGTCCAAAAATAATCTGTATAAACGGAAGTCAATGGCATGCAAATAAACTGTGCAAACTATGTGAAAAAGTAGGAAACATGTTTGTCCTTCTGAAACCTACTGAGTGTGCAGAAGAATTACTTGCACGGATGAAAATGCAACACCTCAACCACTGAAAATATACTGCAAATGGTGCTGATAAGTCTACTGTGCACACATGCTTACCCATCCGTcacccacagacaaacacacagatacccaCACATACCTACCCAGTACTAGTTCTAGTTCTTGGAGTTCAGTATTAAGTCATCACCTTGCCAGCAATGACTAACAACTAAAAAAACGGAAGAAGAGCTTGAGAAagcttcctttttctttcaaaaaccaGCCAAAGAAAATCATCCAGCAAGCTGTCTGCTACCACCACATATTTCACCAGAAACAGATCGCCATTCCTTCAGTTGAAAGCTGAACCCAGGAGGCAAACAGCTTCAGCACAAGAAAAACTAGATAAGGCAAGATAGATGCAATCTCTTTTGGTTAGGTTGGTTAATATAAGAGGTCTGTGACTGTCAGAAGAGCAGTTATGGACACGGCTGGGTATTTACCAAACGTCAGTGTCAGCACACTTTTGCCAACAGTGCTGAACGAGACGGATGAGTACGAAGAAGAAGGGTTGGTGTTCCTCCCGAATGGTGAGGAGTCTTACTCAACCAGCGTGGCGACCGCTGTGTGCTTTTCCGTCATCTTCTTCCTCAGTGTGAGCGGGAACACCCTGGTCCTCTGCATTCTGGGCTTCTACGAGAACCTGAGACATGTCACCAACCTATTCATCCTGAACCTAGCCGTGTCTGACCTGGTCTTCGCCTCCACACTCCCCTTCTGGACCACCTACCACCTCTTCCACTGGGTCTTCGGTGACGTCCTTTGCAAGCTCCTGAGCGGCGCCTACTTCGTAGGCCAATACAGCAGCCTGATGTTCCTGACCGTCATGACGGTCGACCGTTATGTGACCGTGCTCCACGGCTCCCCAGGTgtactgaggaagaggagggtctGCGCCCGGGTGTCGTGTGTGGCCGTGTGGGTGGTCAGCATCTCGGCCTCCGTGCTGGACATGGTCTTCTCGGAGGCCAGGGAGGATAGCCAGGGTCGCTTGGAGTGTGAGACGGTCTCCGGCAGCCCTGCCAATCACCAGGTGGTGTACTACCTGCAGATTAGCCTGCTGTTCCTGCTCCCGCTGTGCATCATCACTTTCTGCTACTCCAGGATCCTCAAGGTCACCATGAGACGCATCGCCCGGAAGAAGCACAAGACCGTGACGGTCATCCTGTGCATCGTGGTGGCCTTCTTCGTGTGCTGGATGCCCTACAATCTGTTGCTGCTCCTCGAGGTGGTCTACAGTGGCGACAACAGCTTCATGGTGAGGCTGGACACGGCCTTCACCTTCTGCCACATCCTGGCGTACTCGCACTGCTGCCTGAACCCCCTCCTGTACTCCTTCACACAAAAGTTCAGGGGGCACCTGTCCAGGCTCCTCCACCGCTATCCTCTGCGGCGAACAGCAGGGGGCGACAGGCAAAGTACTGCGCACAGCGTCTCAAACATCATTCAGAATGCGGTGGTGATGCCCGACAACCTCTCTATGTCAGGTCCCGGAAATGGAGCCTGCACGGAGTTAAAAGAGCTCAAAGCTCAGGCTTAGAGGGAACGCTGATGCCTCCAGAGGGAtgtgtggggggcggggtgggttGGCAACTGGGTTCTTTTCATTTTCGTGTGTTTAAGTCATGCTCTTTTTTTGACTGTTTTCGTTCTGTCTCAACAGgaggttttgtttttagtttgaGTTCCTGAAAGAGTCTGGTCTTCTGTTAATGCTGCTGTCCATTGTGGTCGTAACATCTGACTGCATCACCCCCTGCAACCATGTGTAGGGTATGTGTACTGTGGCTGCAGGACAATCTGATTATATCACATTGAGAGGGGGATGTAGGATTCAGGGTTGTTCTGGGATCATGGCGTTTCTGTATTGATTGTAATTCTGTTGTTTCTTCCTTATGTAtgtcttattttcatttgaatttgctcAGCATGCTCTCATCCATGTAAAATTATACAGCTCTCATTGCCATGTTATCCGTATGTACTTATGTATGTTTGTTAAAGTAATTAAGGTTAAGGATAGAGCACTTGGGGATCAAACAAAAATTCTTCTGGGTAAAATACCGAGCCCTTAATCACCAGTCTACACCGCATTAGTTTGGGCAGTGGAGTGAAGTCATGACTCGGAGCAAAAATGCAAAGAGGACCTATGTCGAAAAACAACATCTGACTCGCTTTGGATGAGCAGCACAGCAAAGTAAATGTCATATTGAGAGACAACAAATACGTGACGTCAGAAGGGGCTCAATATTGAACAGGAAGCCCACTATGTGCTTGCTGAACCATAAATGGGCTGTTCACAGCTGCGGAGATGAAGTTCCCCACTGTGCAGTGCCACCAGAAGGTCTATCTGACAGACTGCCTGTGTGTACAGCGATGCTGGAGGTAAGGAGACACTCTCCTTTGTTGAATTTCTAACATACCTGTATAAGAACCGAGcgggggagagagtgagactgGTGGATTGGCTATAACAATCAAAATTTTCTCTGCGGTGAGTTACACAATTCTAAAAAGGAATTACTCTTGTACGTGAATTCTGATGTAAAGGAAAAGTTAACCAATTAATCaaagattaaaaacaatcattttaacCAGCACTGCATGATAAAGACAGGAAGCTTTGAATTATGTGAcaattatattgtatattactgtatattagtgtattcatttttttattgtttttctttctgacatCATGTGTGTAATATCTGTaacagctgttattttcagtgCCTCATCAGTAAATCTTGAGTGATTACAGAGCTTTGGAAAGAAGCATGGATTGCGAGACTACGACCCTTCCCTTTTCTAACACATCCGAGAATGCAACAGAATATTcatattatgattatgatggAGACTTGGTTATCATGGGAAAAAATGAGTCGCAGACATTCGGGGGAACGTTCTCAGGAGTTCTATACAGCCTGGTCTTCTGCCTCAGTCTGACGGGGAACACCTTTCTGCTATGGGCGCTGCTGAGACACGAGGACCTGAGGAAGACCACCaacctcttcctcctgcagctcACCATCTCTGACCttctcctcacctcctccctccccttctgGGCCGTCTACCACCTCCACGAGTGGGTCTTCGGGGCCCTGGCGTGCCACTTTGCAGTCGGCGCCTTCTTTCTGGGATTTTACAGCTACATGCTGTTCCTGACGGCCATGACTGTCGACCGCTACATCGCGGTGGTGCACGCCCTTTCAGCTATGCGGGCGCGGACGCTGCGCTGCTTCAAACTGACAAGCGCCATGCTGTGGGCGATCAGCGTGGCGGCGAGTGTCCCTGAGGCGTTCTTCTCGCAGACAAGGGTCAGCCACGACGGGACGCTGTGTGAGGCCTCCTCCCGGCCCCTGGCCTGGGAGCTGCTGGGATACTACCTGCAGATATTACTCTTCTTCCTCCTGCCCTTCACAGTCATCCTCTTCTGCTACGCCAGGATCTGGGCCACCATCTCCAGGTGCAGGTCGGGGAAGCGCCACCGGGTGGTCAGGCTGATATTCTTCATCGTGGCGGTCTTCTTCGTGTGCTGGGCTCCCTACAACatcgtcctcttcctctcctccctcactttGCTGGGCTGGGATGCCCTTCAGTCGCTTGAATACGCCTACTACGTCTGCCACTCCCTGGCCTACTGCCACTGCTTCCTGAATCCCGCCTTCCACATCTTCGGCGGCGGGAAGTTCTGGAAATACCTCTCTGGGAGAAGGCTGTCCATCAGGTCCCCGTGGAGCCAGCCCTCTCAGAGCAGCGGGCACAGAGCCTCAACCTCCCACCACACGTATGTGTGACCGACCAGGACCGCAGATTCTCTTGCAGTGCCTGCTGCATTTTGCAATACAATCCAACTGCTGTATTGGGCCACTGCTAATTTGACAAACCAGCAAAGCTTGTAAATATCTCATTCCTTTTATTGTGGTCACTTTTGGCTGTttctttgtactgtatgtatctgCTGTCGGttgtgtctgtgaaaatgtgtgccGTTTTTGTATCTGTGATGCTCTGCACTGCTTCTCTGTAGGTGCTGCTCTGTAATAATGCCCTTGTTGTGAGAGCTGTTCAAATCTGATGGATTGCCAGATGTTCTGTGCGTGTGAGATGATGCCTAAGAACTTCATTCAGGTGTGTCAGTTCCTGTGTTGGAGTGCTAGTGGGCTAGCTATGTGACCCAAAAATGCAGGAATCTCATGGTATCACTCCATCACTCCACCAGACACAGGTGAGAAAGGACTACCTGTGAGGGGCTTGCAGCCCTCAAAACAAAGATGTAACTTAAGTCTTTACTCCAGAgtaaacaacaaagaaaataatgttctCTTACTTTCATCTCATTTTTACCAGTTTTTTCTTCTCCAATTCAAAGGGAAATTGTTGATTAAAAAAGTTGTCAGCAGTTTCTTTTATCTTAAAATGAATATtcttgtgaataaaaaaaagttttggaaATTGTGTTAACATAGTGTAAAATGATAGATAGATCTAATATCTAATATATATAACCTAATTTAATATCGTTCAGTCACTTTAGTAACTGTCGCAATGACTCAATATTCACCGTCGCAGAATTTTCTTGTGTTGTTTCGCCATCTGCTGGTTATGTGGTGACAGTGCAGGTCAGGAAAGCACAAGCATGCTGTGAATTGCACCGAGCCTGGATCCATCAATGAGCGTCATTTTACAGACATACTCCCGGAGTACTGGAACTACAACTGTTGCTCCTGAATTTTCCTAGTGAATGTGAGGATGATGTAAATCACCATTAAGTGTGGCCTGACATTTTCCTCCATACCTGTTGATTGAGCTGAAAACTTCAGCATCAACAAGATTGATTTTACAAAATTTCCCAAATCACATTCACAGGGATAGGTGAGGCCCTTTCTTTTgaggtgtgtgacagtgtgagcaAGGTCTTGCttgtttatgaaatgtgtttcttctcctgtacagcagagggcagtggtCAACTGCTTTAATCTGTTAGGGGTTCTCAAGGAAACCAATTCAGTTTCTGATAAATAGTTTCCTGTCTAATTCTACTGTAGATGTAGGTCACCTAAGGTTTTAGCCCTTGAGAGAGTATCTATTTCACATTAGAGTGATATGGAAAGATTATCAATTTCTCACTCTAGGCATTTCTAAAACAAActttacatttgcatatgatACTGGGCAAAACACAGGTCTACTCCAGTGGTATTTGGCATTAACCTGTCCCCCTGACAGATGCATATTTAGGATATTTACTTGTCAGTCTAATTTGGTTTGACTGGCTAATTCAGAAATGACATCCTCTTAGTTCAGCCTCAAGTTGTGGCTTGCAAGTGACAGGATGATTTCTCTGAGCCATGGGTCAATCACAGTGGGTTAATCACAAAGTGCcacaaaactgaattttgaTATGGTAGGAAATTACAGTGTGAGGAACAACTTGTTTGACATTCCCTAAATGTAAAGCTGCAACTggcacagtgcattttaatatgCAACATGTAAATGTcttaattatttctttgttttctgtaaaataaattgaaaatgtgatAACATCATGAGCACTTCCTTATCACTATCCACTCTTTTTTGGGGAGTGTACTGGCTGCACTTTACAGAGGGAAGTCTGCAAACTTCTGTATTAATTGCTATTTACCATGTTATTGCTATGTATTTTGGGGACTCACATAATGAACAAGCTATTAAATAACTGTAGAAGTATAAATACCCTGTCAAACAAAATAAGAGAACTTTTTCGTCAAGGAGATGATGTGAACATGTGCACACGCAtcagaaatgatcattttgttgTCTTGAAATATGTAACTTTAGAGTGTCATTGACACGTTTCCAGCTGATTTTTCTGATCATGCTAAGACACAGAAAAGAAGGTTGGTGAAATgcactctctgtccttctcatGACAATATTCG
Encoded proteins:
- the LOC118771406 gene encoding C-C chemokine receptor type 4-like — encoded protein: MDCETTTLPFSNTSENATEYSYYDYDGDLVIMGKNESQTFGGTFSGVLYSLVFCLSLTGNTFLLWALLRHEDLRKTTNLFLLQLTISDLLLTSSLPFWAVYHLHEWVFGALACHFAVGAFFLGFYSYMLFLTAMTVDRYIAVVHALSAMRARTLRCFKLTSAMLWAISVAASVPEAFFSQTRVSHDGTLCEASSRPLAWELLGYYLQILLFFLLPFTVILFCYARIWATISRCRSGKRHRVVRLIFFIVAVFFVCWAPYNIVLFLSSLTLLGWDALQSLEYAYYVCHSLAYCHCFLNPAFHIFGGGKFWKYLSGRRLSIRSPWSQPSQSSGHRASTSHHTYV
- the LOC118771519 gene encoding chemokine XC receptor 1-like gives rise to the protein MDTAGYLPNVSVSTLLPTVLNETDEYEEEGLVFLPNGEESYSTSVATAVCFSVIFFLSVSGNTLVLCILGFYENLRHVTNLFILNLAVSDLVFASTLPFWTTYHLFHWVFGDVLCKLLSGAYFVGQYSSLMFLTVMTVDRYVTVLHGSPGVLRKRRVCARVSCVAVWVVSISASVLDMVFSEAREDSQGRLECETVSGSPANHQVVYYLQISLLFLLPLCIITFCYSRILKVTMRRIARKKHKTVTVILCIVVAFFVCWMPYNLLLLLEVVYSGDNSFMVRLDTAFTFCHILAYSHCCLNPLLYSFTQKFRGHLSRLLHRYPLRRTAGGDRQSTAHSVSNIIQNAVVMPDNLSMSGPGNGACTELKELKAQA